One Paenibacillus sp. FSL H7-0737 DNA segment encodes these proteins:
- a CDS encoding UDP-N-acetylmuramoyl-tripeptide--D-alanyl-D-alanine ligase, translating to MITRNLGQIAVMCAGELPAAEAMNIPLTGVVTDSRKITTGCLFVPLTGDKFDGHHYAATALAAGAAGTLWQRDKGPAPEGGGVIIVEDTLEALQKLSAAYLNEVAPKVVAVTGSNGKTTTKDIIMALLETQYKVHKTEGNFNNHIGLPLTILSMAEDTEIAVLEMGMSSRGEIALLASLAAPDVAVITNVGESHLLQLGSRKEIARAKLEIVEGLKPGGLLIYNGDEPLLTEVMQESTFEAPEEMVSFRFGLNGDNDDYPTGMMSHSGGMTFTSSLHKEHAFTLPLPGQHNVVNALAALAVARHFGITEQNVENGLSNLKLTGMRIEVIRTSSGLTLLNDAYNASPTSMKAAIDVLQTMKCSGKKIAVLGDMLELGPDEIQFHKEIGYYLDPAVTDFVYTYGPLSVHIAEAAKERFGNERVLAFTDKSELTAVLIEKSSSKDIVLFKGSRGMRLEEVLQSLNKEIKET from the coding sequence TTGATTACAAGAAACTTGGGACAAATTGCTGTGATGTGCGCAGGGGAACTTCCTGCTGCCGAAGCTATGAATATACCTCTTACGGGCGTCGTTACTGACTCCCGTAAGATTACTACAGGCTGCCTGTTTGTCCCTTTAACGGGAGACAAATTCGACGGTCATCATTATGCAGCTACAGCTCTTGCTGCTGGTGCTGCAGGGACCTTATGGCAGCGTGATAAAGGTCCTGCGCCTGAGGGTGGCGGAGTCATAATTGTTGAAGATACGCTAGAGGCGCTTCAGAAGCTGTCCGCTGCGTATTTAAATGAGGTCGCTCCGAAGGTTGTCGCAGTTACGGGCAGTAATGGCAAAACAACGACAAAAGATATCATTATGGCCTTGCTCGAAACGCAGTACAAGGTGCACAAGACAGAAGGAAACTTCAATAATCATATTGGTCTTCCGCTCACGATTCTATCCATGGCTGAGGATACAGAGATTGCAGTGCTTGAAATGGGTATGAGCTCGCGGGGAGAAATTGCTCTGCTGGCTTCTTTGGCTGCACCAGATGTTGCAGTCATTACTAATGTAGGTGAGTCACATCTGCTGCAACTGGGATCCCGCAAAGAAATCGCCCGTGCCAAGCTGGAAATAGTCGAAGGGCTAAAGCCAGGTGGACTGCTAATTTATAACGGTGATGAACCGCTGCTGACTGAGGTAATGCAAGAGTCCACTTTTGAGGCTCCGGAGGAGATGGTGTCCTTCCGTTTCGGCCTGAACGGAGATAATGATGATTATCCGACTGGGATGATGTCCCATAGTGGTGGTATGACGTTTACGTCAAGCCTTCACAAGGAACATGCTTTTACATTACCGCTGCCAGGCCAGCATAACGTTGTTAACGCGTTGGCTGCACTAGCGGTTGCTCGCCATTTTGGAATTACAGAACAAAATGTAGAGAATGGGTTAAGTAATCTTAAGTTGACGGGCATGCGGATTGAAGTGATTCGGACTTCTTCCGGGCTTACACTTTTGAATGATGCTTATAATGCCAGTCCGACTTCTATGAAGGCGGCCATTGATGTGCTTCAAACTATGAAATGCAGTGGCAAAAAAATCGCAGTACTGGGGGACATGCTGGAACTTGGGCCGGATGAAATACAGTTTCATAAAGAAATTGGCTACTACCTAGATCCCGCAGTGACTGATTTTGTATATACCTATGGTCCATTGTCAGTCCATATTGCAGAAGCTGCAAAGGAAAGATTCGGAAACGAGCGTGTGCTGGCTTTTACGGATAAGTCAGAATTAACAGCCGTCCTTATCGAGAAAAGCAGCTCCAAGGATATTGTACTATTCAAAGGATCTAGAGGGATGAGGCTTGAGGAAGTGCTTCAGAGCCTTAATAAAGAGATTAAAGAGACCTAA
- a CDS encoding UDP-N-acetylmuramoyl-L-alanyl-D-glutamate--2,6-diaminopimelate ligase, translating into MKVNELSACLATSRLYGDGEVEITDLQTDSRRVSPGDLFICLPGHTVDGHKFAPQAVASGASAIVCEHKLELDIPQIVVDDCRFAMSVMSNAFFGSPSSRMRMIGVTGTNGKTTTTYLIERIMQDQNMKTGLIGTIQMRYDGKSYPMSGTTPESLDLQRSLHDMASKGVECCVMEVSSHALQQGRVKGADFRTAIFTNLTQDHLDYHHTMEEYRAVKGLFFSRLGNVISPWKEERKYAVLNADDEASHYFATQTAAEVITYGIDNNANVRASQISITAKGTFFHVDTFKGETDISLRMVGKFNVYNALAAITAALLEDVSLSDIKTSLEAIDGVAGRVESVDEGQEYAVIVDYAHTPDGLENVLRTVCEFATGKVLTVFGCGGDRDRTKRPLMGKIAAKYSDMIFVTSDNPRTEDPELILKDIEAGLVEDGVTSDRYHMIVDRREAIGKAIEMASSGDVVLIAGKGHETYQLIGGVVHDFDDRIVAKEVIRGRSY; encoded by the coding sequence ATGAAAGTTAATGAATTATCTGCTTGTCTTGCTACTTCGCGTCTATATGGGGACGGGGAGGTGGAGATTACTGATCTTCAGACGGATTCCCGCCGTGTAAGTCCGGGTGATCTGTTTATCTGTTTACCGGGTCACACCGTAGACGGACATAAATTTGCGCCGCAAGCCGTAGCCTCTGGAGCATCTGCTATCGTATGTGAGCATAAGCTAGAGCTTGATATCCCACAGATCGTTGTGGATGACTGCCGTTTTGCGATGTCTGTCATGTCGAATGCATTCTTTGGCTCCCCTAGCAGCCGAATGAGAATGATCGGGGTTACGGGTACAAACGGGAAGACAACTACGACTTATCTTATTGAGCGAATTATGCAAGACCAGAATATGAAGACGGGTCTGATTGGGACCATTCAAATGCGCTATGACGGCAAAAGCTACCCTATGTCAGGGACCACTCCAGAATCGCTAGATCTGCAGCGCTCGCTTCATGATATGGCCTCCAAAGGTGTGGAATGTTGCGTAATGGAAGTCTCCTCCCATGCGCTTCAGCAAGGACGTGTGAAGGGTGCGGACTTCCGTACAGCAATATTTACGAACTTAACCCAGGATCATCTGGATTATCATCATACAATGGAGGAGTATCGGGCGGTTAAAGGTCTATTCTTCTCTAGACTAGGAAATGTGATCTCTCCTTGGAAAGAAGAACGCAAATATGCGGTGCTGAATGCTGATGATGAGGCGAGCCACTATTTTGCAACCCAAACTGCAGCGGAAGTGATTACATATGGCATTGATAACAACGCTAATGTCCGAGCTTCGCAAATCTCGATCACTGCAAAAGGAACTTTTTTCCATGTAGATACGTTTAAGGGTGAGACGGACATTTCGCTTCGTATGGTTGGTAAGTTCAATGTCTATAATGCACTTGCAGCGATTACGGCAGCGTTGTTGGAAGATGTGTCACTGTCAGATATCAAGACTAGTCTTGAGGCGATTGATGGGGTAGCTGGACGGGTGGAGTCAGTAGATGAGGGGCAAGAATATGCCGTTATCGTTGACTATGCACATACACCAGACGGGCTGGAAAATGTATTAAGAACGGTCTGCGAATTTGCTACAGGTAAAGTGCTTACTGTGTTTGGCTGCGGAGGAGACAGAGACCGCACGAAACGTCCTTTAATGGGTAAGATAGCTGCAAAATATAGCGACATGATATTCGTAACCTCTGACAACCCTCGGACGGAGGACCCTGAGCTAATTCTGAAGGATATAGAAGCAGGACTAGTAGAGGATGGAGTCACCTCTGACCGGTATCATATGATTGTTGATCGCCGAGAAGCAATTGGGAAGGCTATTGAAATGGCAAGCTCTGGCGATGTAGTATTGATTGCGGGGAAAGGTCATGAGACCTATCAACTGATTGGCGGAGTGGTTCACGATTTCGATGACCGCATCGTCGCGAAAGAAGTTATAAGGGGTCGAAGCTATTGA
- a CDS encoding stage V sporulation protein D, translated as MKVSKVVTRRRMLWTLLGLAVLFGSLVVRLAYVQLSQGEKLSDKVEDSLRRNIPFTAKRGEILDREGIPLAYNISTPTVYAVPVQVKEKQKTAQQLAPLLGMTEEKLMSLLTKKSMSVKLQPGGRKITMELAASIRDLQLPGIVVAEDSKRYYPYGDLAAHILGFTGIDNQGITGVENIYDNLLKGIAGNISYLSDAGGRLMPGSSEKYSAPQDGLNLQLTIDKQIQSIMERELDQAMVKYQAQGAWAIAMNPKNGEILAMASRPGYEPGLYKEYDPQIYNRNLPIWMTYEPGSTFKIITLAAALQEGKVDLQNDHFYDPGFIEVAGAKLRCWKKGGHGSQTFLQVVENSCNPGFVALGQRLGKETLFKYIRDFGFGSKTGIDLNGESNGILFKLSQVGPVELSTTAFGQGVSVTPIQQIAAVSAAINGGNLYKPHVTKSWVNPETGETVSEVKPELVRQVISEETSKKVRAALESVVAKGTGRPAFIDGYRVGGKTGTAQKVINGRYSPTEHIVSFIGFAPADDPQIVVYTAVDNPKGIQFGGVVAAPIVQNILEDSLHYMKVPERSDQLPKTYKYGETPIVTVPDLTGATVQDIYEDLNMNFNLARSGSGNTVINQAPKAGARVEQGSTIRIYMGASSE; from the coding sequence ATGAAGGTTTCGAAGGTCGTAACACGGCGGAGAATGTTGTGGACGCTGCTGGGACTGGCAGTGTTATTCGGTTCGCTGGTCGTGCGTCTTGCTTATGTGCAATTATCCCAAGGCGAGAAATTAAGTGACAAGGTAGAAGATTCCTTGCGCCGCAATATTCCTTTTACAGCCAAGCGTGGTGAAATTTTGGATCGTGAAGGTATACCGCTGGCCTATAATATCAGTACGCCTACGGTTTATGCGGTGCCTGTGCAGGTGAAGGAAAAGCAAAAGACAGCGCAGCAATTGGCGCCTCTGCTTGGGATGACCGAGGAGAAGCTGATGAGCTTGCTGACTAAAAAATCAATGTCGGTGAAACTACAGCCCGGCGGCCGCAAAATTACGATGGAACTTGCCGCGAGCATCCGTGATTTGCAGTTGCCGGGCATCGTTGTCGCTGAGGATAGCAAAAGATATTATCCGTACGGCGATCTTGCTGCGCATATACTAGGCTTTACAGGTATTGATAACCAAGGGATTACCGGGGTCGAGAATATATACGATAATTTACTTAAAGGAATAGCAGGTAATATTTCGTATTTGTCTGACGCAGGTGGAAGACTCATGCCTGGATCATCGGAGAAGTATTCTGCCCCTCAGGATGGACTTAATCTGCAATTGACGATTGATAAACAGATTCAATCCATTATGGAACGTGAGCTGGATCAAGCTATGGTAAAATATCAGGCGCAGGGTGCTTGGGCTATAGCGATGAATCCGAAGAATGGTGAAATTCTGGCCATGGCTAGTAGACCGGGTTATGAACCGGGTTTATATAAGGAATATGATCCGCAGATCTATAATCGGAATTTGCCCATTTGGATGACTTACGAGCCTGGTTCGACGTTCAAAATCATCACACTTGCTGCAGCACTGCAAGAAGGTAAGGTAGACCTGCAAAATGATCATTTCTATGATCCTGGGTTTATCGAAGTGGCGGGTGCGAAGCTGCGCTGTTGGAAAAAAGGCGGCCATGGCAGCCAAACCTTCCTTCAGGTGGTTGAGAACTCCTGTAACCCTGGTTTTGTTGCTCTTGGGCAACGGCTGGGCAAAGAAACCCTCTTCAAATATATTCGTGATTTTGGTTTCGGCAGCAAAACAGGAATTGATCTAAACGGAGAATCTAATGGGATTCTGTTCAAGCTTAGTCAAGTAGGTCCGGTGGAGCTTTCGACTACGGCCTTCGGCCAAGGGGTCTCGGTTACACCTATTCAGCAGATTGCTGCGGTATCCGCGGCTATCAATGGTGGCAATCTCTATAAACCACATGTAACAAAATCATGGGTTAATCCGGAAACGGGAGAGACTGTATCAGAGGTGAAGCCTGAGCTTGTGCGGCAGGTCATTTCGGAGGAGACATCCAAGAAGGTGCGGGCAGCACTTGAGAGCGTGGTTGCCAAAGGCACGGGACGGCCGGCTTTTATCGACGGCTATCGTGTAGGTGGCAAGACGGGTACTGCACAGAAGGTTATAAATGGACGTTATTCTCCGACAGAGCACATTGTTTCTTTTATTGGCTTTGCGCCGGCGGATGATCCGCAGATCGTTGTCTACACTGCAGTGGATAATCCGAAAGGGATTCAATTTGGGGGTGTAGTTGCAGCTCCAATCGTGCAAAATATTTTGGAAGACTCGCTGCACTATATGAAGGTTCCTGAGCGCAGTGATCAGCTTCCAAAAACTTATAAGTATGGTGAAACTCCGATTGTGACCGTGCCTGACCTTACAGGTGCAACCGTACAAGATATCTATGAGGATTTAAATATGAATTTTAATCTGGCGCGTTCAGGCTCTGGCAATACGGTCATCAATCAGGCTCCGAAAGCTGGGGCAAGAGTAGAACAGGGCTCAACCATCAGGATTTATATGGGAGCTTCTAGTGAATAA
- a CDS encoding penicillin-binding transpeptidase domain-containing protein, whose translation MVKRIKLRTLFIGGCITLFFLVLIARVFWIQVMEGSEWQEKAATLWAHTSTIKAERGTISDRNGSVLASDVPAYTVVVNPAVIAEKGIGDEVVKGLHELLGKPEDELRKLVEAKDENGKYLKNREVRNEGWKIDQELADKVKEFYVALGKEHKIQETGIGLVREQKRYYPKGSLAAHILGYTDRDGKAIMGLEKSLDEQLKGADGKLLYQSDGQGVKLPDSKDTYKPVVNGSNFKLTIDSTIQQYIQAAMEKAYAQYKPKSMSVIAADPNTMEILGMANMPTFDPNKYMDTGADAAGFYNHAIKSTYEPGSTFKIVTLAAAVEEKLFDPVATFLSGSIRIKGYSKALHDINRAGWGQISFLEGVKRSSNVLFVKLYEMLGQDRLLQYIDDFGFNGKTGIDLPGEASGVVNPNLGRPIEIATLAYGHGKVLVTPLQQLVAVSAIANGGKLMTPYVVKEVTDPNTGDTKVTQPSVVRQVIDEASAKKTGEYLEQVVADQVKGTGRNAHIEGYRVAGKTGTAIKVEGKDYVKSKVLVSFIGYAPVNDPKIAVIVIIDEPNVEVGGGKAAAPVFKEIVSQSLQYMGVPKLATETSDKDSKKTVESEAPVLRTTPDLMGKTMKEARETLLDQGFDFEVVGAEASVETQYPEAGTKLTQGQRIYLLSKQGDKPTIPNLKGESLRDALEILTLLKVEIAVEGEGYVSEQIEGTKNGKTLVTLKLKPLNDKSEEDPATSTADEGTESESGP comes from the coding sequence ATGGTAAAGAGAATAAAACTTCGCACGCTGTTTATAGGAGGGTGTATTACCCTCTTTTTTCTTGTTTTGATAGCTAGAGTGTTCTGGATTCAAGTTATGGAGGGTTCAGAATGGCAAGAAAAGGCTGCTACACTTTGGGCGCACACTTCGACTATCAAAGCAGAGCGAGGAACGATTTCTGACCGTAATGGGAGTGTGCTCGCAAGTGATGTTCCTGCTTATACTGTGGTTGTAAACCCGGCAGTCATTGCTGAAAAGGGAATTGGTGATGAGGTCGTTAAGGGATTGCATGAGTTACTCGGCAAGCCAGAAGATGAGCTGCGGAAGCTGGTTGAAGCGAAAGACGAGAACGGTAAATACCTCAAGAATCGTGAGGTTCGTAACGAAGGCTGGAAGATCGATCAGGAACTTGCTGATAAGGTGAAAGAATTTTATGTAGCCCTAGGTAAAGAGCATAAAATTCAAGAGACTGGGATTGGTCTTGTTAGAGAGCAGAAACGATATTACCCTAAGGGTTCGCTTGCTGCGCATATATTAGGCTATACAGATCGAGATGGCAAGGCGATTATGGGTCTGGAAAAATCCCTAGATGAACAGCTTAAGGGTGCCGATGGCAAGCTGCTTTATCAAAGTGACGGTCAAGGGGTTAAGCTGCCGGATTCAAAAGATACTTATAAACCTGTAGTGAATGGAAGTAATTTCAAGCTTACAATCGACAGTACAATCCAGCAATATATACAAGCGGCCATGGAAAAGGCATATGCGCAATATAAGCCGAAAAGTATGAGTGTCATTGCTGCTGATCCGAATACGATGGAGATTTTGGGGATGGCGAATATGCCTACCTTTGATCCTAATAAATATATGGATACGGGTGCTGATGCAGCGGGTTTCTACAATCATGCTATCAAATCAACTTATGAGCCCGGTTCGACCTTCAAAATTGTAACACTTGCTGCAGCTGTAGAAGAGAAGCTTTTTGATCCCGTAGCTACATTTCTGTCAGGATCTATCAGAATTAAGGGATACAGTAAGGCATTACATGATATTAATCGTGCCGGCTGGGGGCAAATCAGTTTCCTGGAAGGTGTGAAGCGGTCTAGTAACGTTCTTTTTGTAAAACTTTATGAAATGCTCGGACAAGATAGACTTTTACAGTATATTGATGATTTTGGCTTTAATGGGAAGACAGGAATCGATCTGCCAGGGGAAGCCAGTGGGGTCGTTAACCCTAACCTTGGACGTCCTATCGAAATTGCTACACTTGCATATGGGCATGGTAAAGTGCTAGTTACCCCGCTTCAACAATTGGTTGCTGTATCTGCTATCGCCAATGGTGGGAAACTGATGACTCCATATGTGGTAAAAGAGGTTACGGACCCAAACACCGGAGACACTAAGGTTACTCAGCCTAGTGTAGTGCGTCAGGTGATTGATGAGGCAAGCGCCAAGAAAACCGGTGAATACTTGGAGCAGGTAGTTGCCGACCAAGTCAAAGGTACAGGACGCAACGCTCACATAGAAGGTTACCGTGTCGCAGGTAAGACAGGAACGGCTATCAAGGTTGAAGGTAAGGACTACGTGAAGTCCAAAGTACTGGTCTCCTTTATTGGTTATGCGCCTGTGAATGATCCAAAGATCGCTGTTATTGTTATTATTGATGAACCGAACGTTGAGGTTGGCGGCGGTAAAGCTGCAGCTCCTGTATTTAAAGAAATCGTATCTCAGTCTCTGCAATACATGGGAGTTCCAAAGTTAGCGACTGAAACTAGCGATAAGGATAGTAAAAAAACAGTTGAATCTGAAGCGCCTGTGCTCCGGACCACACCTGATCTGATGGGCAAAACGATGAAGGAAGCAAGGGAGACGCTTCTGGATCAAGGATTTGATTTTGAAGTGGTCGGTGCAGAAGCATCTGTGGAAACCCAATATCCAGAGGCTGGAACGAAGCTTACTCAAGGACAGCGTATATACCTATTAAGCAAGCAAGGGGACAAGCCTACCATTCCAAATTTAAAAGGAGAGTCGCTGCGTGATGCGCTTGAGATTCTAACACTTCTAAAAGTGGAGATTGCGGTAGAAGGCGAAGGATATGTCTCGGAACAGATTGAAGGAACAAAGAACGGCAAAACATTGGTTACTTTGAAGCTGAAACCATTAAATGATAAGAGTGAAGAGGATCCTGCAACTTCGACTGCTGATGAGGGTACGGAATCGGAGAGTGGGCCATAG
- a CDS encoding septum formation initiator family protein — MAYTRGNLAVQPKRKEEVNPLYREKTKVVTKRRVLPLQEKLLYMLTLGVCVLVAITLISRYVHIYDLNLQAQKLDKDIATAKKQISTFEMEKQNLEQKVAQKAKDLGYVAPDENATIFIPVNPISTEGDN, encoded by the coding sequence ATGGCCTATACCCGCGGCAATTTAGCAGTTCAGCCCAAAAGAAAAGAAGAGGTAAACCCCCTTTACCGCGAGAAGACAAAAGTAGTTACCAAACGAAGAGTACTTCCGCTGCAAGAGAAACTTTTGTATATGCTGACGCTAGGAGTATGCGTTTTGGTGGCTATCACCCTGATTTCACGTTACGTTCATATTTATGATTTGAACTTGCAGGCCCAGAAATTAGATAAGGATATAGCGACTGCTAAGAAGCAAATTTCCACGTTTGAGATGGAGAAGCAGAACTTGGAGCAGAAGGTTGCCCAAAAGGCAAAGGATCTTGGATACGTAGCACCGGATGAAAATGCTACAATCTTTATTCCGGTGAATCCGATATCGACAGAAGGCGATAATTAG
- the rsmH gene encoding 16S rRNA (cytosine(1402)-N(4))-methyltransferase RsmH, which yields MFHHITVLKEEATEGLHIKKDGIYVDCTLGGAGHSALIASKLSGEGRLICLDQDDWALENAKERLAEYGDKVVLIKTNFRDLESVLKDVPFVPQKDGIPQVDGVLFDLGVSSPQFDEGERGFSYNHDAPLDMRMDQTALLTAADIVNTWSEQEIARVLFQYGEEKFSRRIAKKIVDRREESPVETTGELAELIKEGIPAAARRTGGHPAKRSFQGLRIAVNDELGAFEEGLHSAVRCLAPEGRVSVITFHSLEDRICKQILSSYLSRCTCPPDFPFCVCGAKGTLKLINRKPLVPSEEELELNTRARSAKLRIAEKL from the coding sequence TTGTTTCACCACATCACGGTGCTTAAAGAAGAAGCGACAGAAGGGCTGCACATCAAAAAAGACGGAATCTATGTAGATTGCACTCTCGGTGGAGCAGGCCACAGCGCACTAATTGCTTCCAAACTTAGCGGCGAAGGCCGATTAATCTGTTTGGATCAAGATGATTGGGCTCTGGAGAACGCAAAAGAAAGACTAGCTGAATACGGAGACAAGGTTGTACTCATTAAGACCAATTTCCGTGATCTGGAGAGTGTACTTAAGGATGTGCCCTTTGTACCACAAAAAGATGGCATTCCCCAAGTAGATGGAGTCCTCTTTGATCTTGGCGTATCCTCTCCCCAGTTTGATGAGGGAGAACGCGGATTTAGTTACAATCATGATGCTCCGCTGGACATGCGGATGGATCAGACAGCGCTATTAACGGCTGCTGATATTGTGAATACGTGGTCTGAGCAGGAGATTGCCCGTGTGCTTTTCCAATATGGAGAAGAGAAGTTCTCGCGGAGAATCGCTAAGAAAATTGTAGACAGAAGAGAAGAAAGTCCTGTGGAGACCACAGGAGAATTAGCTGAGCTTATCAAGGAAGGTATTCCGGCGGCTGCACGAAGAACGGGAGGACACCCCGCTAAACGTAGCTTCCAAGGTTTACGGATTGCTGTAAACGACGAGTTGGGTGCTTTTGAAGAAGGATTACATAGCGCAGTACGTTGCCTTGCACCAGAAGGTAGAGTATCCGTTATCACTTTTCATTCACTCGAGGACCGAATTTGCAAGCAAATACTAAGCAGCTATTTAAGCAGATGTACATGCCCGCCTGACTTTCCGTTTTGTGTATGTGGCGCGAAAGGCACGCTTAAGTTAATCAACCGCAAACCGCTTGTGCCTTCTGAAGAAGAGCTTGAGCTTAATACTCGAGCCCGTTCAGCTAAGCTGCGCATTGCAGAAAAATTGTAA
- the mraZ gene encoding division/cell wall cluster transcriptional repressor MraZ: MFMGEYQHSIDDKGRIIIPAKLRELLGTSFVATRGLDSCLFVYPMEEWAIMEQKLKSLSLMKSDARAFSRFFFSGATECVWDKQGRVNLPANLRQYAKLDKDCVILGVSNRVEIWNKELWEQYFEQSEESFNEIAEKLVDFNFDL, encoded by the coding sequence ATGTTCATGGGAGAGTATCAACACAGCATTGACGACAAAGGCCGAATTATTATTCCGGCTAAACTCCGTGAATTGCTTGGAACCTCCTTTGTGGCGACCCGTGGTCTAGACTCGTGTCTATTTGTTTATCCCATGGAAGAATGGGCAATCATGGAACAAAAGCTAAAAAGCCTTTCACTGATGAAATCAGATGCCCGTGCATTCAGTCGCTTTTTTTTCTCAGGCGCAACAGAATGTGTATGGGATAAGCAGGGAAGGGTAAATCTGCCGGCCAATTTAAGGCAGTATGCCAAACTGGACAAAGACTGTGTTATTCTGGGCGTTTCGAACCGGGTGGAAATCTGGAACAAAGAGCTATGGGAGCAGTACTTCGAACAGTCCGAGGAATCGTTCAACGAAATTGCCGAAAAATTGGTGGATTTCAATTTTGATCTATAA
- a CDS encoding adenosylhomocysteinase, which produces MMSSSKQNSIVADMSLAPEGHLKIDWVRQHMPVLNRIREQFEAEQPFKGLKVSITLHLEAKTAYLAKVVKAGGAEVTITGSNPLSTQDDVCAALVEDGITVFAKYNPSPEEFKALNIKALESKPDLIIDDGGDFATLLHSERPDLMENIRGGAEETTTGIIRLKALQKQGVLKFPMVAVNDAYCKYLFDNRYGTGQSAWDGIIRTTNLIVAGKTVVVVGYGWCGKGVAMRAKGLGAKVVVTEVDAIKAVEAHMDGFEVMPMLEAAKVGDFFVTVTGNRYVIRGEHYDVMKDGAIMCNAGHFDVEVNKPELSERSVSQRTVRKNIEEYQLRDGRKLYLLAEGRLVNLGAADGHPAEIMDTTFALQALSLKYVNDNYKSIGVKVENVPYELDEQVARYKLQSLGINIDSLTPAQVDYLDSWNLND; this is translated from the coding sequence ATTATGAGTTCATCAAAACAAAATAGTATCGTGGCTGATATGTCACTCGCACCCGAAGGTCATTTGAAAATCGACTGGGTTCGTCAACATATGCCGGTATTGAACCGTATCCGTGAGCAGTTCGAAGCTGAGCAGCCATTCAAAGGACTAAAAGTATCTATTACGCTTCATTTGGAAGCTAAAACCGCTTATCTGGCGAAGGTAGTCAAAGCAGGCGGTGCAGAAGTAACTATTACTGGATCGAATCCACTGTCTACACAGGATGATGTATGTGCGGCGCTTGTAGAGGACGGAATTACCGTATTTGCTAAATACAATCCGTCACCTGAAGAGTTCAAAGCCCTTAATATCAAGGCGCTGGAAAGTAAACCGGATTTGATTATTGATGATGGTGGGGATTTTGCTACATTGCTGCATTCGGAGCGTCCTGATCTAATGGAGAATATTCGTGGGGGTGCTGAAGAAACAACAACCGGCATCATTCGTCTAAAAGCTCTTCAAAAGCAAGGTGTGTTGAAGTTCCCAATGGTCGCAGTAAATGATGCTTATTGCAAATATTTGTTTGATAACCGCTATGGCACAGGCCAATCCGCATGGGATGGAATTATTCGAACAACCAACCTGATTGTTGCGGGCAAAACCGTAGTTGTTGTCGGATACGGCTGGTGCGGTAAAGGTGTTGCTATGCGTGCCAAAGGTTTGGGCGCAAAAGTGGTTGTCACAGAAGTGGATGCTATTAAAGCTGTTGAAGCACATATGGACGGTTTCGAAGTTATGCCTATGCTGGAAGCTGCTAAGGTTGGTGATTTCTTCGTTACAGTAACTGGTAATCGTTATGTCATTCGCGGTGAACATTATGATGTGATGAAGGATGGAGCAATCATGTGCAATGCAGGCCATTTCGACGTTGAAGTGAATAAGCCTGAATTGTCTGAAAGATCCGTATCTCAGCGTACGGTTCGCAAAAATATCGAAGAGTACCAGCTTCGCGACGGACGTAAACTATATCTGCTTGCAGAAGGCAGACTTGTAAATCTGGGTGCTGCGGATGGACACCCTGCCGAAATTATGGATACGACCTTTGCGCTACAAGCGCTGTCGTTGAAATATGTAAATGATAATTATAAGAGCATCGGCGTAAAAGTTGAGAATGTTCCTTATGAGCTGGATGAGCAGGTAGCACGCTACAAGCTGCAAAGTCTGGGCATTAACATTGATAGTCTGACTCCAGCACAAGTGGATTATTTGGACAGCTGGAATCTGAACGATTAA